The following is a genomic window from Opitutus sp. ER46.
CGACTTCGCGCGGTTTTCAACCGAAACCGTAGCGCGGGCGCGCCTCGCTACCCGAGCTGCGCGTCCATCGAAATCTCCGCCTTCAGCAGCCGCGAGATGGGACAGCCGGCCTTGGCGCCAATCGCGATTTCCATGAAGCGCGAGACGGTGATCTCGGGTACCTTCGCCTTGGTATCGAGGTGCACGCGGCTGACCGTCCAGCCGTTTTGCGGATGGTTCTCCAGGGTGACGGTCGCGTGGGTGTCGATCGCCTCGGGAGTGAAACCCGCCTTTTGCAGTTCTGCGCACAGGGCCATGCTGAAGCAGCCGGCATGCGCGGCGCCGATCAGCTCCTCCGGATTTGTCCCGATGCCGTGCTCAAAACGCGTCCCGAAAGAGTACTGGGTTTCCTTCAGGACACCGCTATCGGTCGTGAGGCTGCCGTGGCCGGTTTTGAGGTCGCCGCGCCAGGAGGCGGAGGCTTTGCGTTTGATGGCGTGGAAGGAAGGAACGTGCGTTGGCATGGGTAATCGCCCGCACCGTAGCGACATTCCCGATTCGCGCAAATGCCGCGGCCAGGAGGGCGCCGGTGCGGGCCGACACCGCCGGCACGCCGGGCCCACGGACCCAAAAAAAGGCGGGCCGTTTTCGGCCCGCCTCGAAAGGGTGCAGATGCGTTGGCCTTACAGGCCGACGGCGCGGCCGAACATCACGGCCTCGTCGTTGATCAGCGCGCGATCAGTCTTCGCGAGCTTGATCATCTCGGCGCCCGCGAGGAGCACCGGGCCGTAGCCGTGCGGCGCCACCGGGCTGACCGGCCGCGAGCAGTAGAAGGCCGGGTCGAAACCCATGCCGGTGCCGACGCACACGTTCTCGACCTGTCCCTGGGCGTTGACCTGGGTCGAGACCGCATGCCAGGCGAGCACGGCCATCGGACCGTAGGCCAGGGGCTCGAGCCAGCCGCGGTTGATCGCGTGGGCGATGCAGTACGCGTAGATCGCGGTCGCCGAGGTCTCGAGGTACGAATCGTTGCGGTCGAGCAGCTGGTGCCAGCGGCCGTCCTTGTTCTGCAGGCGGGCCAGGCCGCGCGCGTGGGCGCGGAACAGCTCCAGCACGTCGGATCGGCCGGGATAGTTCTCCGGGAGGACGTCGAGCAGCTCGGACATCGCGAGCAGCGCCCAGCCGTTGGCCCGGCCCCAGCGGAACGCCGGGTGGTCGTTCATGCCCTGGATCCAGCCGTGCATCCAAAGCCCGAGCTCCCGATTGAACATCCGGGAGGCGAACTGGGTGATCTGCCGCACGCCTTCGTCGAGGTACTTCTTGTCGCCCGTCAGCCTGGCCATCTGGGACAGGCATGGGACGCTCATGTAGAGGTCGTCGAGCCAGACCGAATCCGGCAGCGGCCGGCTGCGCGAGAACGTGCCGTCCGCCAGGCGCTGCTGCTTGGTCATGATCCAGCCCACGTAGTTCTCAATGAGCGGCTCGATGGGGGCCTTCAGGCCGGCGCGCTGCGCCTTGATCATCGCGGCGCACATCGAACCCGAGTCGTCGAGCGTGCGCGGGTTGAGGACGGAGCGGAAGAGGTTGATGCCACCCCCGCGACCGGCCACCGGCCCGAGGTTTTCCTGGCCGGCCGCCTTGGCCAGCGCCCGGAAATACGGGGCCATTTCGGCGATGAAGCCGAGCCGCTCGTTCGTGTACTGGCGGAAGCGCTTGTCGCCGGTCGCCTCGGCGGCGAGCAGCATGCCCGAGTAGGTCACGCCCCACTCGTAGCCAATCACGTTGAACTCACCGCGTTCGAGGTTGGCCTTCGGGTTAACCCGCTTGAAATTCGTGATCTCCTCGCCGGTGTCCCGGTTCACCACCCGCATCGGCGTATTCGCCGCCAGATAGTCCCGCACGCGTACGAGCAGGGCGGTGATCTCATCGACTTGGGGCACCCCGTACGGAACGGAGTACACCGCCCGCGGGCGGGCGGCGCTGAACGCCGGGTTGATGATCCCGGGGCCGGAGACCGGGACCCGGGGGGCGGAGACGGACCGGGCGCGCGCAGACGCGCCAGCCGGCTTCACTTTTTTCTTCGTAGGCATGGACGGTTAAAGGGAAGTCTCGATGTACTTTACAGGCCTGACCGGTGCACGTCCGGCGCTTGCCGGATTGTCCGGCGCAACCTGCCCCGCGGTCCGCAGGGTGCCGCGCTCCGCCCACCGGCGGATCCGCACGACGCCCCCCTGCGGCTCTCCGGGAGCGATGTCATGGAGACATGACGGGGATGGGCGGAAGGCATCAGGAAGGGTGGTTTGCCGTGAGGATTATTCCGCGTCGGTTCGCGCCCAACCTGAAACATGGCGCCTGTTGGCGGACAGTCCGGCGATTTGCGGTCCCAGGGGAGCTTCACTCATTGCCTTCGCTCCCGGCTACGCCCGGTCCTAATTCCCGCGTCACCTGCAACTTCCCCCTTCCCCTCGGCCCAGCTTCACCCTTAATCCGGAACTCCCACCCATGTCCGCGAAGACCACTGTTCCCTCCGCGTCGTCCACCGTGCCCGGATCCTCCCCGGCCAGCCCCGCCTCCCTCCGGCCCGTCCGGAAACTGATGGCCGCCAACCGCAGCGAGATCGCCGTCCGCGTCTTTCGCGCCGGCACCGAGCTGAACCTCCGCACCGTCGCCATCTACGCCCAGGAAGACCGGCTCTGCATCCACCGGTACAAGGCCGACGAAGCGTACCAGGTCGGCCAGGGCAAGGGCCCCGTCGCTGCCTACCTCGACATTCCCAGCATCATCGGCGTCGCGCGCGAACATGGCGTCGACGCCATCCACCCGGGCTACGGCTTCCTCTCCGAGAACGCCGACTTTGCCCGCGCCTGCGAGGAGGCCGGCCTCGTGTTCGTCGGCCCGCGTTCCGAACTGCTCGACCTCATGGGCGACAAAACCGCTGCTCGCGCCCTCGCCCAGCGCATCGGCGTGCCCACGCTGCCGGGCACCGACGAACCCGTTTCCGACCGCGACGAGGCCCTGCGCATCGCCAAGTCCATCGGCTTCCCCCTCATCATCAAGGCCGCCTTCGGCGGCGGCGGCCGCGGCATGCGCGTCGTGCCCAAGGCCGCCGACCTGGCCGCCCTCCTCGACGAGGCCCAGGCCGAGGCCGGCCGCGCCTTCGGCAATCCCGCCGTCTTCCTCGAGAAGTACATCCCCCGCGCCAAGCACATCGAGGTCCAGATCCTCGGCGACAAACACGGCAACGTCCTCCACCTCCACGAGCGCGACTGCTCCGTCCAGCGCCGCCACCAGAAGGTCATCGAGGTCGCCCCGTCCTTCGGTCTCCCGCCCGAGGTCGTGCGCCAGCTCTGCGAGGCCGCCGCCCGCCTCGCCCGCGAGATCCGCTACGACAACGCCGGCACCGTCGAATTCCTCTACGACCTCGACCGCCACGAGTGGTTCTTCATCGAGATGAACCCGCGTATCCAAGTGGAGCACACGGTCACCGAGGAGATCACCGGCATCGACCTCGTCCGCGCCCAGATTCTCGTCGCCCAGGGCCACTCCCTCCACGGGCCCGAGATCGGACTGCCCGCCCAGGCCGACATCCCGCGCCACGGCTTTGCCATCCAGTGCCGCATCACCACCGAGGACCCGGAGAACCGCTTCATTCCCGACTACGGCCGCATCCTCGCCTACCGCTCGCCCGGCGGCTTCGGGCTCCGCCTCGACGGCGGCATGGGCTACGCCGGCGCCGTCATCACCCCGTTCTACGATTCGCTCCTGGTCAAAAGCATCACCAGCGCGCCGTCCTACGAGCTCGCCATCAAGCGCGCGCTCCGTGTCCTGAGCGAATTCCGTATCCGCGGCGTCAAGACGAACATCCCGTTCCTCGAGAACGTTCTCGCCCACCCCGCCTTCCGCAGCGGCCAGGCCACCACGACGCTCATCGACACCACGCCCGAGCTGTTCGCCTTCCGCCCGCGTCGCGACCGCGCCACCAAGCTGCTCGCCTTCATCGGCGACGTCGTCGTGAACGGCAACCCGCACGCCAAGGGCT
Proteins encoded in this region:
- a CDS encoding OsmC family protein — its product is MKRKASASWRGDLKTGHGSLTTDSGVLKETQYSFGTRFEHGIGTNPEELIGAAHAGCFSMALCAELQKAGFTPEAIDTHATVTLENHPQNGWTVSRVHLDTKAKVPEITVSRFMEIAIGAKAGCPISRLLKAEISMDAQLG
- a CDS encoding glycoside hydrolase family 88 protein, producing the protein MPTKKKVKPAGASARARSVSAPRVPVSGPGIINPAFSAARPRAVYSVPYGVPQVDEITALLVRVRDYLAANTPMRVVNRDTGEEITNFKRVNPKANLERGEFNVIGYEWGVTYSGMLLAAEATGDKRFRQYTNERLGFIAEMAPYFRALAKAAGQENLGPVAGRGGGINLFRSVLNPRTLDDSGSMCAAMIKAQRAGLKAPIEPLIENYVGWIMTKQQRLADGTFSRSRPLPDSVWLDDLYMSVPCLSQMARLTGDKKYLDEGVRQITQFASRMFNRELGLWMHGWIQGMNDHPAFRWGRANGWALLAMSELLDVLPENYPGRSDVLELFRAHARGLARLQNKDGRWHQLLDRNDSYLETSATAIYAYCIAHAINRGWLEPLAYGPMAVLAWHAVSTQVNAQGQVENVCVGTGMGFDPAFYCSRPVSPVAPHGYGPVLLAGAEMIKLAKTDRALINDEAVMFGRAVGL